In one Streptomyces sp. NBC_00597 genomic region, the following are encoded:
- a CDS encoding alpha/beta hydrolase, whose product MRTPLARCGVAAAVLSLALSPSARAAPPVSTVPGSTTTGATTGSGGIAGSASRRAAADAGAELVARRAAEAASAPRATATGGAGAGPNTGSRATASGDRLGFGACPEAEELPSSVRCATLRVPLDYARPDGPQISLTVSRVAATGRGGAARQGALLYNPGGPGASGTFFPLVAGLPEWERIGAAYDLVGYAPRGVGRSAPLSCEDPARAHGPTQVPAEPSAGYKQQRVAAARAYARGCAQRAGAALAYYSTLDNVRDLHVLRAALGEEKLTFMGASYGTYLGAVYATLHPGHVRRMVLDSAVDPDPRRIWYLDNLDQAPGFERRWYDFRAWAARHHAAYRLGATPAAVQASYERVRDSVARAPAGGAVGTGELQAAFLQAAYYDDVWPERAAALSAFLAGDPGPLVQQARPETESAAARENARAVYTAVLCNDAAWPADWEVWDRDNTELARRAPFETWANAFLNLPCAYWPVRERQQPVAVGAQPARIPRTLIVAAERDGATPYPGALELQRRLGAEAALVTEEGAGTHGVVGGRNDCVDRHVERYLLTGDTSGWRVTCAPHPEPAPVSLDDRAAKAPGKVPRALLPPVV is encoded by the coding sequence ATGCGGACTCCGCTCGCCCGCTGCGGAGTCGCCGCGGCGGTCCTCTCCCTCGCCCTGTCCCCCTCGGCCCGCGCCGCACCCCCCGTTTCCACGGTCCCCGGATCCACCACGACCGGTGCAACCACGGGGTCCGGCGGGATCGCCGGCTCCGCCTCCAGGAGGGCCGCCGCCGACGCGGGAGCCGAACTGGTCGCCCGCCGTGCGGCCGAGGCCGCCTCGGCCCCACGCGCCACAGCCACCGGCGGCGCCGGCGCCGGCCCGAACACCGGCTCCCGCGCAACCGCCAGCGGCGATCGGCTCGGCTTCGGGGCCTGCCCCGAAGCCGAGGAGCTCCCCTCTTCCGTGCGGTGCGCGACGCTCAGGGTTCCGCTCGACTACGCGCGGCCCGACGGGCCGCAGATCTCCCTCACCGTCAGCCGGGTCGCCGCCACCGGACGCGGCGGCGCCGCGCGGCAGGGGGCGCTCCTCTACAACCCCGGCGGTCCCGGCGCCTCCGGGACGTTCTTCCCGCTCGTCGCCGGTCTCCCCGAGTGGGAGCGCATCGGCGCCGCCTACGACCTCGTCGGCTACGCCCCGCGCGGTGTCGGCCGCTCCGCGCCGCTGTCCTGCGAGGACCCCGCCCGCGCCCACGGCCCCACCCAGGTCCCGGCGGAGCCCTCCGCCGGGTACAAGCAGCAGCGCGTCGCCGCCGCCCGGGCGTACGCCCGCGGCTGCGCGCAGCGGGCCGGTGCCGCCCTGGCGTACTACTCGACCCTCGACAACGTCCGCGACCTGCACGTGCTGCGGGCCGCGCTCGGCGAGGAGAAGCTGACCTTCATGGGTGCCTCGTACGGCACCTACCTGGGGGCCGTCTACGCCACGCTGCACCCCGGCCACGTCCGCCGGATGGTCCTCGACTCCGCGGTCGACCCCGACCCGCGCCGCATCTGGTACCTCGACAACCTCGACCAGGCGCCGGGGTTCGAGCGCCGCTGGTACGACTTCCGCGCCTGGGCCGCCCGCCACCACGCCGCGTACCGGCTCGGCGCCACCCCGGCGGCGGTGCAGGCGAGTTACGAGCGGGTGCGGGACTCGGTGGCCCGTGCGCCGGCGGGCGGGGCGGTCGGGACCGGCGAGCTCCAGGCCGCGTTCCTCCAGGCGGCGTACTACGACGACGTCTGGCCGGAGCGGGCGGCCGCACTCAGCGCCTTCCTGGCCGGCGATCCGGGCCCGCTGGTCCAACAGGCGCGCCCCGAAACGGAGTCGGCGGCCGCGCGCGAGAACGCACGGGCGGTGTACACGGCGGTGCTGTGCAACGACGCCGCCTGGCCCGCGGATTGGGAGGTCTGGGACCGCGACAACACCGAACTGGCCCGCCGGGCGCCCTTCGAGACCTGGGCCAACGCCTTCCTGAACCTGCCGTGCGCGTACTGGCCGGTCCGCGAGCGGCAGCAGCCGGTGGCGGTCGGCGCGCAGCCGGCGCGGATCCCGCGCACGCTGATCGTCGCGGCGGAGCGGGACGGGGCGACCCCGTACCCGGGTGCGCTGGAGCTCCAGCGGCGGCTCGGCGCCGAGGCGGCGCTGGTCACCGAGGAGGGGGCCGGCACCCACGGAGTGGTCGGCGGGCGCAATGACTGCGTGGACCGCCACGTGGAGCGGTATTTGCTGACGGGTGACACCTCGGGGTGGCGTGTCACGTGTGCGCCGCATCCGGAGCCCGCACCGGTGTCGCTGGACGACCGGGCAGCGAAGGCCCCCGGGAAGGTACCCAGGGCTCTGCTGCCGCCTGTCGTCTGA
- a CDS encoding TIGR04222 domain-containing membrane protein, producing MRQFVRFELRQQFLTGHFYTSWESAMFWVLLLLTAWAGVLASCTLLLRAAAVASVPAPAPDGGAGAGLRPDELNPYETAYLAGGPRRVAELTLLSMQRERRLLLAHTGWATVVDPVGRDPHERSVLGAFGPDGQSPVSVVRSAAARDEAVRALAQRLGSAGLALPAAARSGVAGGVRAVRRAALLVAATAGAALCVPAGGTAVTVILSWFALPLLLTLGCLAIARFETYPYSAWASPAGQRLLVALDRELAHGDCLTAVALRGVRVLTDPALRAALA from the coding sequence TTGCGGCAGTTCGTCCGGTTCGAGCTGCGGCAGCAGTTCCTGACCGGGCACTTCTACACCTCGTGGGAATCCGCCATGTTCTGGGTCCTGCTCCTCCTGACGGCCTGGGCAGGGGTGCTGGCGTCGTGCACCCTCCTGCTGAGGGCCGCCGCCGTGGCCTCGGTACCCGCGCCCGCACCCGACGGCGGTGCGGGCGCCGGACTGCGCCCTGACGAACTGAACCCGTACGAGACCGCCTACCTCGCCGGCGGCCCCCGACGGGTGGCCGAGCTGACGCTGCTGTCCATGCAGCGCGAGCGGCGGCTGCTGCTGGCCCACACCGGCTGGGCGACCGTCGTCGACCCGGTGGGCCGCGATCCGCACGAGCGGTCCGTGCTCGGCGCGTTCGGGCCGGACGGGCAGTCGCCGGTGTCCGTCGTACGGAGCGCTGCCGCCCGGGACGAGGCCGTACGGGCCCTCGCGCAGCGACTCGGCTCGGCGGGCCTCGCGCTGCCGGCCGCCGCCCGAAGCGGGGTGGCCGGCGGAGTCCGGGCCGTGCGGCGGGCCGCGCTGCTGGTGGCGGCGACGGCCGGCGCCGCACTGTGCGTTCCGGCGGGCGGGACCGCCGTCACGGTGATCCTGAGCTGGTTCGCGCTGCCGCTGCTGCTCACCCTGGGCTGCCTGGCCATCGCCCGGTTCGAGACGTACCCGTACTCCGCGTGGGCGTCCCCGGCGGGGCAGCGGCTGCTCGTCGCGCTGGACCGGGAGCTCGCCCACGGGGACTGCCTCACGGCGGTCGCGCTGCGCGGGGTCCGCGTCCTGACGGATCCCGCCTTACGGGCGGCTCTTGCCTAG
- the hemQ gene encoding hydrogen peroxide-dependent heme synthase, whose product MTAPEKIPNAGKKAKDLNEVIRYTLWSVFKLKDVLPDDRSGYADEVQELFDQLAAKDITVRGTYDVSGLRADADVMIWWHAETSDELQTAYNLFRRTKLGRALEPVWSNMALHRPAEFNKSHIPAFLADEVARDYVSVYPFVRSYDWYLLPDEDRRRMLADHGKMARGYPDVRANTVASFSLGDYEWMLAFEADELYRIVDLMRHLRASEARMHVREEVPFYTGRRKSVADLVAGLA is encoded by the coding sequence ATGACTGCACCAGAGAAGATTCCCAACGCGGGGAAGAAGGCGAAGGACCTCAACGAGGTCATCCGCTACACCCTGTGGTCCGTCTTCAAGCTGAAGGACGTTCTGCCCGACGACCGGAGCGGCTACGCCGACGAGGTCCAGGAGCTGTTCGACCAGCTGGCCGCCAAGGACATCACCGTCCGCGGCACCTATGACGTCTCCGGCCTGCGAGCCGACGCGGACGTCATGATCTGGTGGCACGCCGAGACCTCGGACGAGCTGCAGACCGCGTACAACCTGTTCCGCCGCACCAAGCTCGGCCGCGCGCTGGAGCCGGTGTGGTCGAACATGGCCCTGCACCGTCCGGCCGAGTTCAACAAGTCGCACATCCCGGCCTTCCTGGCCGACGAGGTCGCCCGCGACTACGTCAGCGTCTACCCGTTCGTGCGCTCGTACGACTGGTACCTGCTGCCCGACGAGGACCGTCGCCGCATGCTCGCGGACCACGGCAAGATGGCCCGCGGCTACCCGGACGTCCGGGCCAACACCGTCGCGTCCTTCTCGCTGGGCGACTACGAGTGGATGCTGGCCTTCGAGGCCGACGAGCTGTACCGCATCGTCGACCTCATGCGTCACCTGCGCGCCTCCGAGGCCCGTATGCACGTCCGTGAAGAGGTGCCCTTCTACACCGGACGCCGCAAGTCCGTCGCCGATCTGGTGGCCGGGCTCGCCTGA
- a CDS encoding DUF692 domain-containing protein, whose amino-acid sequence MKSMAHLGVGIGWRPEIADAVERLPGLDWVEVVAENICPGHLPASLLRLRERGVRVVPHGVSLGLGGAERPDAAKLASLGERAVALGAPVVTEHIAFVRTASPALEAGHLLPVQRTREALDVLCENVRIAQDALPVPLALENIAALISWPGEELTEAQFLTELVERTGVRLLIDVANLHTNRVNRGEDPFALLDSIPLEALAYVHVAGGVERGGVWHDTHAHPVPPVVLDILAELRRRVEPAGVLLERDDDFPAEAELAAELAAIRGVVGTVGASPARPAPEAPHPPRTPRTPGAPEARGAGAGLERARVRVALEQAALLSALVAGTPVPEGFDRQRVGVQTRALAAKRAGVVAKLAPELPGILGGADPYREAFLDYARNRPMTAGYRRDALDFAEHLLIRDLPADPAARRRLTTWWQDRAGARPPRRIVRWARTLVGRAA is encoded by the coding sequence ATGAAGAGCATGGCGCACCTGGGGGTGGGCATCGGATGGCGGCCGGAGATCGCGGACGCGGTCGAACGGTTGCCGGGCCTGGACTGGGTCGAGGTGGTGGCCGAGAACATCTGCCCCGGCCACCTGCCCGCGTCCCTGCTGCGGCTGCGCGAGCGCGGGGTACGGGTCGTGCCGCACGGGGTCTCGCTGGGCCTCGGCGGCGCCGAACGGCCCGATGCCGCGAAGCTGGCCTCCCTCGGGGAGCGGGCGGTGGCGCTGGGGGCGCCGGTCGTCACCGAGCACATCGCCTTCGTACGGACGGCTTCGCCGGCGCTGGAAGCCGGGCACCTGCTGCCGGTGCAGCGGACCCGGGAGGCGCTGGACGTGCTGTGCGAGAACGTCCGGATCGCGCAGGACGCGCTGCCGGTGCCTCTGGCGCTGGAGAACATCGCCGCGCTGATCTCCTGGCCCGGGGAGGAGCTGACGGAGGCGCAGTTCCTGACGGAGCTGGTGGAGCGGACGGGGGTCCGGCTGCTGATCGACGTGGCCAATCTGCACACGAACCGGGTGAACCGGGGCGAGGACCCGTTCGCCCTGCTGGACTCGATCCCGCTGGAGGCGCTCGCGTACGTGCACGTCGCCGGGGGCGTGGAGCGGGGCGGGGTGTGGCACGACACGCACGCGCATCCGGTACCGCCGGTGGTGCTGGACATCCTGGCGGAGCTGCGGCGGCGCGTGGAGCCGGCCGGGGTGCTGTTGGAGCGTGACGACGACTTCCCGGCGGAGGCGGAGCTGGCGGCGGAACTCGCCGCGATCCGCGGGGTGGTCGGTACGGTCGGAGCGTCCCCCGCCCGCCCTGCGCCCGAAGCGCCGCACCCCCCGCGAACGCCTCGAACCCCTGGAGCGCCTGAAGCGCGTGGAGCGGGGGCCGGGCTGGAGCGGGCACGCGTGCGGGTCGCCCTGGAGCAGGCGGCGCTGCTGTCCGCCCTGGTGGCCGGTACGCCCGTGCCCGAGGGGTTCGACCGGCAGCGCGTAGGCGTGCAGACGCGGGCGCTGGCCGCCAAGCGGGCCGGCGTCGTCGCGAAGCTCGCGCCCGAGCTGCCCGGGATCCTGGGCGGTGCGGACCCGTACCGCGAGGCCTTCCTCGACTACGCCCGCAACCGGCCCATGACCGCCGGATACCGGCGGGACGCCCTCGACTTCGCCGAGCACCTGCTGATCCGGGACCTGCCCGCCGACCCGGCCGCCCGGCGCCGGCTCACCACTTGGTGGCAGGACCGGGCCGGGGCCCGGCCGCCGCGCCGGATCGTGCGCTGGGCCCGCACCCTCGTGGGGCGTGCCGCATGA
- a CDS encoding helix-turn-helix transcriptional regulator, with product MPEQHDTAPATQTFAHRARAARDHAGLTRPVAGGLVGRSAEWVKGIETGAIGMPRLPMLIRLATVYECDIADLTGDERIAAATYTKASHSALPAIKRALTTYRLAPAGSEPESAEVLAARVRQAWKLWHGRGDHRSSVAPLLPDLLADTQHAARALDGAERRHALVVQAQTYHLTQLFLAFQPEPELIMLTGDRSMTAAQDADSPRAMAGAAWYMNHVYRDANEAADARVELAEEAAALLRQDNEEDLARWGLLQLAVALSFAKVGREGLAWRYWDRADDAARRLGEGYAHPWMIFGRGVVDAYALTMHLNLVKPGKALEVVEAMDLDSVPSATRRSFHLIESARAHGMQGEGVAAVALLQKAHKASPETIRYNTHARMVLPELAKAGPRMVREDARELALKLGIST from the coding sequence ATGCCCGAGCAGCACGACACCGCACCCGCAACCCAGACGTTCGCCCACCGCGCCAGAGCAGCGAGAGACCATGCAGGCCTTACCCGGCCCGTCGCCGGGGGCCTCGTCGGTCGGTCCGCCGAGTGGGTCAAGGGGATCGAGACAGGCGCCATCGGCATGCCCCGCCTACCGATGCTCATCCGGCTCGCGACGGTCTACGAGTGCGACATCGCCGACCTGACGGGCGACGAGCGTATTGCGGCCGCCACGTACACGAAGGCCTCCCACAGCGCCCTACCTGCGATCAAGCGGGCCTTGACGACGTACCGGCTGGCCCCTGCTGGTTCCGAGCCGGAGTCCGCCGAGGTGTTGGCGGCCCGGGTGCGGCAGGCCTGGAAGTTGTGGCACGGCCGTGGGGACCACCGCTCCAGCGTCGCTCCCCTGCTGCCTGATCTGCTGGCCGACACTCAGCATGCCGCCCGGGCCCTGGACGGGGCTGAGCGCCGGCACGCGCTCGTTGTGCAGGCTCAGACGTACCACCTTACGCAGCTGTTCCTCGCGTTCCAGCCGGAGCCGGAGCTCATCATGCTCACTGGCGACCGATCGATGACGGCCGCGCAGGACGCCGACAGCCCCCGCGCGATGGCTGGCGCGGCCTGGTACATGAACCACGTGTACCGGGACGCCAACGAGGCGGCGGACGCCCGCGTGGAGCTTGCCGAGGAGGCAGCGGCACTGCTGCGGCAGGACAATGAGGAGGACCTGGCCAGGTGGGGGCTGCTCCAGCTCGCCGTGGCTCTGTCCTTCGCGAAGGTCGGACGGGAGGGCTTGGCGTGGAGGTACTGGGACCGCGCGGATGATGCGGCTCGCCGACTCGGCGAGGGCTATGCCCATCCGTGGATGATCTTCGGTCGGGGAGTGGTGGACGCGTACGCGCTCACCATGCACCTGAACCTGGTGAAGCCGGGCAAGGCGCTGGAGGTGGTGGAAGCCATGGACCTGGACTCGGTGCCGTCCGCGACCCGAAGGTCGTTCCACCTCATTGAGTCAGCGCGCGCGCACGGCATGCAGGGCGAGGGCGTGGCCGCGGTGGCGCTGCTCCAGAAGGCGCACAAGGCTTCGCCGGAGACGATTCGCTACAACACCCACGCGCGCATGGTGCTCCCGGAGTTGGCCAAAGCAGGCCCGCGTATGGTGCGCGAGGACGCCCGCGAGCTGGCGCTCAAGCTAGGCATCTCGACTTGA
- a CDS encoding TIGR04222 domain-containing membrane protein — MNALAVAIWVAVIASTLLLGLGLRRSRPRSAGPAPRLHDLSEAAFMAGGPGAVVDTALVSMLGDGRLVAGGPGIVQVCTGARADGIAERAVLEAHRQAPSGWLYQVRYAAMVDPAVQETGDALAARGLLAAPGSGRKWRRRALAQTVVCAAWVVFSLPLTFVALALDPDPQVPFILKVLPALAGGIVMGCVLAARARQRLTPAGRAALREMRARYLNDRTPHVQTALYGLRGLQDPHLREQLAAAARGTRLAAAQARSARRGPSSTSSSTSSSSPVDSCGSSAAILPVVWCASSDGGTGSGAGCGSSSSGCSGGSSCSGASSCSSGSSCSSSSSCSSGSSCSSSSSCGSSSGSSCGSSS, encoded by the coding sequence ATGAACGCCCTCGCCGTGGCGATCTGGGTCGCCGTCATCGCCTCCACCCTGTTGTTGGGCCTCGGTCTGCGGCGGTCCCGGCCGCGCTCGGCCGGCCCGGCGCCGCGCCTGCACGACCTGTCCGAGGCCGCGTTCATGGCGGGCGGCCCCGGCGCGGTCGTGGACACCGCGCTCGTCTCGATGCTCGGCGACGGCCGGCTGGTGGCCGGCGGTCCCGGGATCGTCCAGGTGTGCACCGGGGCGCGGGCCGACGGCATCGCCGAGCGGGCCGTCCTCGAAGCCCACCGGCAGGCGCCGTCCGGTTGGCTCTACCAGGTGCGGTACGCCGCCATGGTCGACCCGGCCGTCCAGGAGACCGGCGACGCGCTCGCCGCCCGCGGGCTGCTGGCCGCCCCCGGCTCCGGGCGCAAGTGGCGGCGCCGGGCGCTGGCCCAGACCGTGGTGTGCGCGGCGTGGGTGGTGTTCTCGCTGCCGCTCACGTTCGTGGCGCTGGCGCTCGACCCGGACCCTCAGGTGCCGTTCATCCTCAAGGTGCTGCCCGCTCTGGCCGGCGGGATCGTGATGGGCTGCGTCCTCGCCGCACGGGCCAGGCAGCGGCTCACGCCGGCGGGGCGGGCGGCGCTGCGCGAGATGCGGGCGCGGTACCTGAACGACCGGACGCCGCACGTGCAGACCGCCCTGTACGGGCTGCGGGGGCTACAGGACCCGCACCTGCGGGAGCAGTTGGCGGCGGCCGCCCGCGGTACCCGGCTGGCGGCCGCCCAGGCCCGCTCCGCGCGCCGCGGTCCGTCCTCGACCTCGTCGTCGACGTCGTCCTCGTCGCCCGTCGACTCCTGCGGGTCTTCCGCCGCGATCCTGCCCGTCGTATGGTGCGCGAGCAGTGACGGCGGCACGGGCTCCGGGGCGGGCTGCGGATCCTCCTCCAGTGGCTGTTCGGGCGGTTCCAGCTGCTCCGGCGCTTCCAGTTGCTCGTCCGGCTCCAGTTGCTCCAGCAGTTCCAGTTGCTCCAGCGGTTCGAGTTGTTCCAGCAGTTCCAGTTGCGGCAGTTCGTCCGGTTCGAGCTGCGGCAGCAGTTCCTGA